ATGACAACTAGCGATGTATTAAAGAAATATGATTCTGCTTCCTTAAAAAAATACACTAAAAAGACATTAGAATATCTTAAAAATGCAGTAGAAGATATCAGTATTTACAAAACTTGAGTAAATTTTGAAATTATTGATGTCAAAATGGAAAATCATTTCTACATCAATACAAATTTAAGTGAAAAAATGATGTCAATTTGAGTTAAACCATATGAAGAAAGTATTGAAGAGGCATTGAAATTTGCTTTTGGTTGTTCTTCATGTCAAATTACTTTTTTGGCGAAAAAAACAGTAGAAAAAACTAAAAAAGAAGATGTTAAAACAAAGAGTGTCACAAAAAAAGTAGAAACTGAAAATGAATCTAAAGAAATTTATAATGATTCTTTAAATAAAGAATATACATTTGAAAATTATGTTCGTGCCGATTTTAATGAAGAAGCATTAAGAGTTGCAGAACATATTATTAATGATGGAAATCAATATAATCCTTTATTCATTTTTGCAAAATCAGGCCTTGGTAAAACGCACTTAATTCAAGCAATTGCTCACAAAATGAAAAAACAAGGAAGATCTGTTATTTACATTAATCCAAACACCTTTACTAGACACATTTCAGTGCTTTTACAAGAAAATAATCAACAAAAAATTAAAGAAATGAAAGAACAATTTGAAGAAGCTGACATTGTAATGTTCGATGATTTTCAAAGTTTGGGTGTTGGAAACAAAAAAGGTACACTGCAAGTTATTTTCTCAATCTTGGATCAGCGTATTTCAGTCAACAAAGTAACTATTTTTTCTTCAGATAAACCTCTATATTTGTTAAATCAAGCTTTTGACGAACGTTTAATTTCAAGACTTAGTGCCGGATTACAAATTGAAATTAAGAGACCTTCTCAAGATGATTTATTTAAAATAGTTAATTTCTTAATTGATAAATATCAAATGGATTCCAAAAAATGAGACAAAGAAGCTATTGTTTATATCACAAGAAATTATGCAAATAATATTAGAAACCTTTTGGGGGCCTTAACAAGAATTAGATTTCATAAAAATGAAATTGATAAAAATTTAAACTCTAGATATTCATTAGTAACTGTTAATAACATTCTTGACACAATGCAAAAAAATAAAGAAAATGTTACTGCTGAAACAATCATTGACTATGTTGCCAAACATTACAAAATATCTAAGAAAGATATTCTGGGTAAAAGCAGAAAAAGAGATATTGTTCTTGCAAGACATATTGCAATGTTTGTTATTAGAGAACAATTAAAATTTTCACTTGAAAAAATTGCTTCACTTTTCGGCAATAGAGATCACTCAACAGTGGTTAATGCTATTAGAAAAATTGAAAAAGAATGCGATGAACCAGATCATAGTATGAAAAATACTATTTCATTAATAAAAGATGATATCTACAGAATTAGCTAAAGTAAACCACATTTATTAATGCATTAAAAAAGTTAAAAAACTAATCAAAATATATAAAAAAATAAAGAAAAATTAACTTTTTATAAGTTATCCACAAATTCACAAAACATATTATTAATAATCTATTAAGGAGATTAAAATGAAATTTTTGATTGATAAAAAAATCTTTGATGAAACTGTTGAAATAGTTTCAAGATATACTGATCCAATAAATACTTCATATGGATTAAGATGTATTCTTTTTAATGTAACTAATGAAAGTATTGAATTGTCAGCAACTAATGGATATATAAGCATAGTTAAAAAAATTGATGTTGATAATGAAAAAATTAAAGTTTTTGAAGAAGGTCAATTTTTAATTCAAGCTTCATTATTCAAGAATATTATTAAAAAATCTAACAAAGAAATTACTGTATCTGATGAAATTGGTGAAATTGAAATTAGTTCAGGAGAAACAAAATATACGTTATCACCTAATAATATAAATATCTTCCCTGGAATTGAAGAAACATACGAACCTAAAAAAATTGAAATCGACACTAACAGTTTTAAAAAAGCTATTAAATCTGTTAGTTTTGCGGTTTCAACCGAAGAACACACCTTTAAATGTATCAATTTTTATTTCGAAGATAATTTAATTAATATTACTGCAACAGATAAATATAGATTAGCAAGATATAGTTTAAAAGTTAATTCACTTTTTAATTCTCCTTTTGACATTTCCGTTCTTGCATCTAGTGTTAAGGAATTAATTCCTAACGATGCTCCAAAAAAAGTTGTGCTCCTCTTTAATAACACAAAATTTGGAGTAGAGTACAAAAATACAAAAATTATTGCAAGAATTACAGATATTACTTATCCTAGATTAGATCATTTATTTAACACTGAAGAAATTAAGAATAGTATAAAAATAGATAAAGATATTTTTGTGGATTTATTAAATAAAGCTTTTGTTATTTCTGGACAGGGAAACAAAAAGGTTGAACTTAATTTTTCTAAAAATGAATTAAGAGTTTCAACTTATATTCAAGAAATTGGAACATCTTTAGTTAAAACCTCTGAAATTGAATTTGAAGGCTCAAAAACTCTTTCTTTTGACGTGGATTATAATTTTATTAAGGATGCTTTAAATGTTTATTCTGGTGAAGTTATTTTACTGACTGATGATAAACCGAATAAGATATTAATTCTTTCAAAATCTAATGAAGAATGTAAACAAATTCTTTCTCCTATAAGAAGGTAATATGCAAAGACAAGTAGAAATAAATGATGATTTTATTACTTTAGGTCAGTTTCTTAAAAAAGCACAAATTATTGATACCGGTGGCCAAGCTAAATTTTTTATAGAGACAAATAATATAAAAATTAATAATAAAAAGCCTATAGGTAGAGGATCTAAAATTTTTGCTGGTGATTCAGTTTGAATTGAAGGATATTTATATAAAGTTA
This Mycoplasmopsis columbina DNA region includes the following protein-coding sequences:
- the dnaA gene encoding chromosomal replication initiator protein DnaA, giving the protein MTTSDVLKKYDSASLKKYTKKTLEYLKNAVEDISIYKTWVNFEIIDVKMENHFYINTNLSEKMMSIWVKPYEESIEEALKFAFGCSSCQITFLAKKTVEKTKKEDVKTKSVTKKVETENESKEIYNDSLNKEYTFENYVRADFNEEALRVAEHIINDGNQYNPLFIFAKSGLGKTHLIQAIAHKMKKQGRSVIYINPNTFTRHISVLLQENNQQKIKEMKEQFEEADIVMFDDFQSLGVGNKKGTLQVIFSILDQRISVNKVTIFSSDKPLYLLNQAFDERLISRLSAGLQIEIKRPSQDDLFKIVNFLIDKYQMDSKKWDKEAIVYITRNYANNIRNLLGALTRIRFHKNEIDKNLNSRYSLVTVNNILDTMQKNKENVTAETIIDYVAKHYKISKKDILGKSRKRDIVLARHIAMFVIREQLKFSLEKIASLFGNRDHSTVVNAIRKIEKECDEPDHSMKNTISLIKDDIYRIS
- a CDS encoding DNA polymerase III subunit beta, translated to MKFLIDKKIFDETVEIVSRYTDPINTSYGLRCILFNVTNESIELSATNGYISIVKKIDVDNEKIKVFEEGQFLIQASLFKNIIKKSNKEITVSDEIGEIEISSGETKYTLSPNNINIFPGIEETYEPKKIEIDTNSFKKAIKSVSFAVSTEEHTFKCINFYFEDNLINITATDKYRLARYSLKVNSLFNSPFDISVLASSVKELIPNDAPKKVVLLFNNTKFGVEYKNTKIIARITDITYPRLDHLFNTEEIKNSIKIDKDIFVDLLNKAFVISGQGNKKVELNFSKNELRVSTYIQEIGTSLVKTSEIEFEGSKTLSFDVDYNFIKDALNVYSGEVILLTDDKPNKILILSKSNEECKQILSPIRR
- a CDS encoding RNA-binding S4 domain-containing protein codes for the protein MQRQVEINDDFITLGQFLKKAQIIDTGGQAKFFIETNNIKINNKKPIGRGSKIFAGDSVWIEGYLYKVIKKEKEEIN